The following proteins are encoded in a genomic region of Pungitius pungitius chromosome 17, fPunPun2.1, whole genome shotgun sequence:
- the LOC119219436 gene encoding uncharacterized protein LOC119219436, which translates to MFHPVNVCFLPTCPTAKMLQRCFMLLLVATAAVSLAAPVSEITTTLLDETANGSNGPPQSSPSQDMISGTETDDQSYKNLLEGASDSQQKVSKAETEEQSEETVGDDSSPEGNVAKIEEQYVERDGDDSSPEGNVAKTEEQSVETVGDDSSPEENISMTEEQSLERDGDDSSPEENISKTEEQSVERDGDDSLPEENVAKTEEQSVETDRDDSSPDENVVKTEEQSVETDRDDSSPEENVAKTEEHSVETDGDDSLPDENVAKTEEQSVETDGGDSSPEENVAKTKEHSVETDGGDSSPEENVAKNEEHSVETDGDDSSPEENVAKNEEHSVATDRDDSSPEENLVETEEQSVETDGEDRSPEENVVETEEQSVETDGEDRSPEENVVETEEQSVETDGDDSSPEGNVVEFEERSVNTAEDNTPDDSRDRSLEINKISNEDNSDIVTVKNGSDNAEEIDHHVPETATSTEAPSTDQPDDSIAAKVTYIVV; encoded by the exons ATGTTTCATCCCGTTAACGTTTGTTTCCTGCCGACTTGTCCAACAGCAAAAATGCTCCAACG GTGTTTTATGTTGCTGCTTGTTGCCACGGCAGCTGTATCTCTCGCAGCACCAGTCTCAG AGATAACAACAACACTGCTAGATGAAACAGCAAATG GCTCCAATGGACCCCCTCAAAGTAGCCCATCCCAAG ATATGATCTCTGGAACTGAAACCGATGACCAGTCTTACAAGAACTTGTTAGAGGGTGCAAGTGACAGCCAGCAGAAAGTCAGCAAGGCAGAGActgaggagcagtcagaggagacAGTTGGAGATGATAGCTCACCAGAGGGGAACGTAGCAAAGATTGAGGAGCAGTACgtggagagagacggagatgaTAGCTCACCAGAGGGGAACGTAGCAAAGACTGAGGAGCAATCTGTGGAGACAGTTGGAGATGATAGCTCACCAGAGGAGAACATATCAATGACTGAGGAGCAGTCCttggagagagacggagatgaTAGCTCACCAGAGGAGAACATATCAAAGACTGAGGAGCAGTCCgtggagagagacggagatgaTAGTTTACCAGAGGAGAACGTAGCCAAGACTGAGGAGCAGTCCGTGGAAACAGACAGAGATGATAGCTCACCAGATGAGAATGTAGTAAAGACTGAGGAGCAGTCagtggagacagacagagatgaTAGCTCACCAGAGGAGAACGTAGCAAAGACTGAGGAGCACTCAGTGGAGACAGACGGAGATGATAGCTTACCAGATGAGAACGTAGCCAAGACTGAGGAGCAGTCAGTGGAGACAGACGGAGGTGATAGCTCACCAGAGGAGAATGTAGCAAAGACTAAGGAGCACTCAGTCGAGACAGACGGAGGTGATAGCTCACCAGAGGAGAATGTAGCAAAGAATGAGGAGCATTCAGTGGAGACAGACGGAGATGATAGCTCACCAGAGGAGAATGTAGCAAAGAATGAGGAGCATTCAGTGGCGACAGACAGAGATGATAGCTCACCAGAGGAGAACCTAGTAGAGACTGAGGAGCAGTCAGTGGAGACAGACGGAGAGGATCGCTCACCAGAGGAGAACGTAGTAGAGACTGAGGAGCAGTCAGTGGAGACAGACGGAGAGGATCGCTCACCCGAGGAGAACGTAGTAGAGACTGAGGAGCAGTCAGTGGAGACAGACGGAGATGATAGCTCACCAGAGGGGAACGTAGTAGAGTTTGAGGAGCGATCGGTGAATACAGCTGAAGATAATACACCAGATGATAGTCGGGACAGAAGTCTAGAGATTAATAAAATTAGTAATGAAGACAACTCTGATATTGTGACCGTGAAAAATGGCTCAGACAACGCAGAGGAAATTGATCATCATGTTCCAGAAACTGCCACTTCTACTGAAG CACCATCCACTGACCAACCTGACGACTCTATTGCTGCAAAGG TGACATACATAGTTGTCTGA
- the si:ch211-133n4.6 gene encoding uncharacterized protein si:ch211-133n4.6 isoform X3 → MLTRNLLLLFSLVLLLVEADLNSNDNGIEVQSTESMNAISPHHPDTSSSSSETADAPAANQLTAPEPAAVSVEEEEDNEHSKSKEGGNKKFRPRSAKPARPAHPPQRPALMITNQSPTLPSQPIIPQLKALVRNQKPKRRSRINRL, encoded by the exons ATGCTCACCAG gaaccttcttcttctcttctccttggTCCTTCTTCTGGTGGAGGCGGATCTCAATTCCAATG ATAATGGAATAGAAGTCCAGTCTACAG agaGTATGAACGCCATATCTCCACATCATCCCG ATACCAGCAGCTCCAGTTCAGAGACTGCAGATG CTCCAGCAGCCAATCAGTTGACAGCTCCTG AACCTGCTGCAGTCagtgtggaggaagaagaag ACAATGAACATTCCAAATCTAAAGAAGGAGGGAACAAAAAGTTTCGGCCCCGCTCAGCCAAACCTGCAAGACCTGCCCACCCACCACAACGCCCCGCCCTTATGATCACAAACCAGAGTCCCACCCTCCCATCTCAGCCAATTATTCCTCAGTTGAAAGCTCTAGTGAGAAACCAAAAGCCCAAAAGAAGATCCAGAATCAATCGCCTTTAA
- the si:ch211-133n4.6 gene encoding uncharacterized protein si:ch211-133n4.6 isoform X2, with translation MLTRNLLLLFSLVLLLVEADLNSNDKESTSDEAPTESMNAISPHHPDTSSSSSETADAPAANQLTAPEPAAVSVEEEEDNEHSKSKEGGNKKFRPRSAKPARPAHPPQRPALMITNQSPTLPSQPIIPQLKALVRNQKPKRRSRINRL, from the exons ATGCTCACCAG gaaccttcttcttctcttctccttggTCCTTCTTCTGGTGGAGGCGGATCTCAATTCCAATG ATAAAGAGTCAACCTCTGATGAAGCCCCAACAG agaGTATGAACGCCATATCTCCACATCATCCCG ATACCAGCAGCTCCAGTTCAGAGACTGCAGATG CTCCAGCAGCCAATCAGTTGACAGCTCCTG AACCTGCTGCAGTCagtgtggaggaagaagaag ACAATGAACATTCCAAATCTAAAGAAGGAGGGAACAAAAAGTTTCGGCCCCGCTCAGCCAAACCTGCAAGACCTGCCCACCCACCACAACGCCCCGCCCTTATGATCACAAACCAGAGTCCCACCCTCCCATCTCAGCCAATTATTCCTCAGTTGAAAGCTCTAGTGAGAAACCAAAAGCCCAAAAGAAGATCCAGAATCAATCGCCTTTAA
- the si:ch211-133n4.6 gene encoding uncharacterized protein si:ch211-133n4.6 isoform X1 — protein MLTRNLLLLFSLVLLLVEADLNSNDNGIEVQSTDKESTSDEAPTESMNAISPHHPDTSSSSSETADAPAANQLTAPEPAAVSVEEEEDNEHSKSKEGGNKKFRPRSAKPARPAHPPQRPALMITNQSPTLPSQPIIPQLKALVRNQKPKRRSRINRL, from the exons ATGCTCACCAG gaaccttcttcttctcttctccttggTCCTTCTTCTGGTGGAGGCGGATCTCAATTCCAATG ATAATGGAATAGAAGTCCAGTCTACAG ATAAAGAGTCAACCTCTGATGAAGCCCCAACAG agaGTATGAACGCCATATCTCCACATCATCCCG ATACCAGCAGCTCCAGTTCAGAGACTGCAGATG CTCCAGCAGCCAATCAGTTGACAGCTCCTG AACCTGCTGCAGTCagtgtggaggaagaagaag ACAATGAACATTCCAAATCTAAAGAAGGAGGGAACAAAAAGTTTCGGCCCCGCTCAGCCAAACCTGCAAGACCTGCCCACCCACCACAACGCCCCGCCCTTATGATCACAAACCAGAGTCCCACCCTCCCATCTCAGCCAATTATTCCTCAGTTGAAAGCTCTAGTGAGAAACCAAAAGCCCAAAAGAAGATCCAGAATCAATCGCCTTTAA